The Camelus dromedarius isolate mCamDro1 chromosome 25, mCamDro1.pat, whole genome shotgun sequence genome has a segment encoding these proteins:
- the ADIPOR2 gene encoding adiponectin receptor protein 2 isoform X3, whose protein sequence is MGMSPLLQAHHAMERMEEFVCKVWEGRWRVIPHDVLPDWLKDNDFLLHGHRPPMPSFRACFRSIFRIHTETGNIWTHLLGCVLFLCLGVFYMFRPNISFVAPLQEKVVFGLFFLGAILCLSFSWLFHTVYCHSEGVSRLFSKLDYSGIALLIMGSFVPWLYYSFYCNPQPCFIYLIVICVLGIAAIIVSQWDMFATPQYRGVRAGVFLGLGLSGVIPTLHYVIAEGVLKAATIGQIGWLMLMAGLYITGAALYAARIPERFFPGKCDIWFHSHQLFHIFVVAGAFVHFHGVSNLQEFRFMIGGGCSDEDAL, encoded by the exons ATGGGCATGTCCCCCCTCCTGCAAGCCCACCACGCAATGGAGAGGATGGAGGAGTTTGTTTGTAAG GTCTGGGAAGGGCGATGGCGAGTAATCCCTCACGACGTGCTCCCAGACTGGCTCAAGGACAACGACTTCCTTCTGCACGGACACCGGCCCCCCATGCCTTCCTTCCGGGCCTGCTTCAGGAGCATTTTCCGAATTCACACAGAGACGGGCAACATCTGGACGCATCTCTTAG GTTGCGTGCTCTTCCTGTGCCTGGGGGTCTTCTACATGTTCCGCCCAAACATCTCCTTCGTGGCCCCGCTGCAGGAGAAGGTGGTCTTCGGATTATTCTTCTTGGGCGCCATCCTCTGCCTCTCCTTTTCGTGGCTGTTCCACACAGTCTACTGCCACTCAGAAGGGGTCTCGCGGCTCTTCTCTAA ACTGGATTACTCCGGCATTGCCCTCCTCATCATGGGCAGTTTTGTCCCTTGGCTTTATTACTCTTTCTACTGTAACCCGCAACCTTGCTTCATCTACCTGATCGTCATCTGCGTGCTGGGCATCGCAGCCATCATCGTCTCCCAGTGGGACATGTTCGCCACCCCTCAGTATCGGGGAGTCAGAGCAG GAGTGTTTCTGGGCCTGGGCCTGAGTGGAGTCATCCCTACCTTGCACTACGTCATCGCAGAGGGGGTCCTGAAAGCCGCTACCATCGGGCAGATCGGCTGGCTGATGCTCATGGCCGGCCTGTACATCACAGGGGCAGCCCTGTACGCTGCCCGCATCCCCGAGCGCTTCTTTCCTGGCAAGTGTGACATCTGG tttcacTCTCATCAGCTGTTTCATATCTTCGTGGTTGCTGGCGCTTTCGTTCACTTCCACGGTGTCTCAAACCTCCAGGAGTTCCGTTTCATGATTGGCGGAGGCTGCAGTGATGAGGACGCACTGTGA